In Triticum aestivum cultivar Chinese Spring chromosome 5B, IWGSC CS RefSeq v2.1, whole genome shotgun sequence, the following proteins share a genomic window:
- the LOC123114694 gene encoding uncharacterized protein → MAFDRSTFDTASAPSTLALKNSRLSSANKRLQHAGQHGTARIIIVPWRAGPCQTRLGWAVPGRPVWPAIGLTALTPLLFLSPHFSAVRHPAPARASSAIPPAFTIVPPSGVLYSRSSALRSSSTLRTLLRRSRPCIRRRRGGAISRPERGRKRTVKQEEILGGGAGPEAEGEKGSAKATTKATTSHADPPAARCPRRVPLGRRRLCSAAWSSPSAPPSPPSSRRGQCPKCLRQGRKVMVRVYKQTKRVYEEQRHTHYRNRTQL, encoded by the exons ATGGCCTTTGACCGCAGCAC GTTTGATACTGCTTCCGCTCCATCAACACTCGCCCTGAAaaacagcaggctatcatccgCGAATAAAAG GCTGCAGCACGCGGGCCAGCACGGCACGGCCCGTATAATAATCGTGCCTTGGCGGGCCGGGCCGTGCCAGACACGATTAGGATGGGCCGTGCCGGggcggcccgtttggccagctataggCCTCACGGCGCTCACCCcactcctcttcctttcccctcacttTTCTGCGGTGAGGCACCCTGCCCCGGCTCGCGCGAGCTCCGCCATTCCTCCCGCTTTCACTATCGTCCCGCCCTCCGGCGTACTCTACTCCCGCAGCTCCGCACTCCGCTCCTCCTCGACCTtgcggacgctcctccgacggtcGCGACCGTGCATCCGACGCCGCCGGGGCGGCGCGATCTCCCGCCCTGAGAGGGGCAGAAAACGGACGGTGAAGCAAGAAGAAATACTCGGGGGAGGCGCAGGACCAGAGGCGGAAGGCGAGAAGGGGAGTGCCAAGGCGACGACGAAGGCGACCACGAGCCACGCCGACCCCCCTGCGGCTCGCTGCCCGCGCCgcgtccccctaggccgccgccgcctttgcAGTGCCGCATGGTCTTCACCGTCGGCACCTCCATCGCCTCCGTCCTCACGTCGTGGGCAG TGTCCAAAATGTCTGAGGCAAGGAAGGAAAGTGATGGTCAGGGTTTACAAGCAAACCAAGAGGGTGTACGAGGAGCAGAG GCACACTCACTACAGAAACAGAACCCAACTATGA